One Leclercia pneumoniae genomic region harbors:
- the proY gene encoding proline-specific permease ProY: protein MESSNKLKRGLTARHIRFMALGSAIGTGLFYGSADAIKMAGPSVLLAYVIGGAAAYIIMRALGEMSVHNPSASSFSRYAQENLGPLAGYITGWTYCFEILIVAIADVTAFGIYMGVWFPTVPHWIWVLSVVMIICTVNLMSVKVFGELEFWFSFFKVATIIVMIAAGFGIIIWGIGNGGEATGIHNLWSNGGFFSNGWIGMVMSLQMVMFAYGGIEIIGITAGEAKDPEKSIPRAINSVPMRILVFYVGTLFVIMSIYPWNQVGTNGSPFVLTFQHLGIAFAASILNFVVLTASLSAINADVFGVGRMLHGMAEQGSAPKIFAKTSRRGTPWVTVMVMTVALLLSVYLNYIMPERVFLVIASLATFATVWVWIMILLSQIAFRRRLGPEASKALKFKVPGGVATTVVGLIFLVFIIALIGYHPDTRISLYVGFAWIALLLVGWVFKRRHERRIAKVQ, encoded by the coding sequence ATGGAAAGCTCTAACAAACTCAAGCGGGGTCTCACCGCCCGTCACATTCGCTTTATGGCACTGGGTTCTGCAATAGGCACGGGCCTTTTTTATGGCTCGGCAGATGCCATAAAAATGGCCGGTCCCAGCGTATTGCTGGCCTATGTTATTGGCGGCGCTGCGGCCTATATCATCATGCGTGCCCTTGGGGAGATGTCGGTTCATAACCCCTCAGCCAGCTCCTTCTCACGCTATGCCCAGGAAAACCTCGGGCCACTGGCCGGGTATATCACCGGCTGGACCTACTGCTTTGAAATTCTGATTGTGGCCATCGCCGATGTGACCGCGTTCGGAATTTATATGGGCGTCTGGTTCCCCACGGTGCCGCACTGGATCTGGGTCTTAAGCGTCGTGATGATCATCTGCACCGTTAACCTGATGAGCGTAAAAGTGTTCGGTGAACTGGAGTTCTGGTTCTCGTTCTTTAAAGTCGCCACCATCATTGTGATGATTGCTGCCGGCTTTGGCATCATTATCTGGGGCATTGGCAACGGCGGCGAAGCGACCGGAATTCATAATCTCTGGAGCAACGGCGGCTTCTTCAGCAACGGCTGGATTGGAATGGTGATGTCGCTGCAGATGGTGATGTTTGCCTACGGCGGGATCGAAATCATCGGTATTACCGCGGGCGAAGCGAAAGATCCTGAAAAATCTATTCCTCGTGCGATTAACTCAGTGCCAATGCGTATCCTGGTCTTCTATGTGGGCACGCTGTTCGTCATTATGTCCATCTACCCGTGGAATCAGGTCGGCACAAACGGCAGCCCGTTTGTCCTTACCTTCCAGCATTTGGGGATTGCCTTTGCCGCCAGCATTCTTAACTTTGTGGTGCTGACCGCTTCGCTCTCGGCCATTAACGCCGACGTATTTGGCGTGGGTCGTATGCTGCACGGCATGGCCGAGCAGGGCAGTGCGCCGAAGATCTTCGCCAAAACCTCCCGTCGTGGTACGCCATGGGTGACGGTGATGGTGATGACGGTCGCGCTGCTGCTGTCGGTCTACCTGAACTACATCATGCCGGAGCGCGTCTTCCTGGTGATTGCTTCGCTGGCCACCTTCGCCACCGTATGGGTGTGGATTATGATCCTGTTGTCGCAGATCGCCTTCCGCCGCCGTCTGGGGCCAGAGGCCTCGAAAGCGCTGAAGTTTAAAGTGCCGGGCGGGGTAGCGACGACGGTCGTTGGGCTGATCTTCCTGGTCTTTATTATCGCGCTGATCGGTTACCACCCGGATACCCGCATTTCGTTGTACGTAGGCTTCGCGTGGATCGCTCTGCTGCTGGTGGGCTGGGTCTTCAAACGCCGCCACGAACGTCGGATCGCCAAGGTACAGTAA